Proteins from a genomic interval of Mycolicibacterium grossiae:
- a CDS encoding S1C family serine protease: MRRVFSDWRIVVGLLVALVTALVAPAPAGAAPSDLSTAIATVEPAVARIDTTIDYQHAIGSGTGVVIDPGGAVLTNYHVVAGADTISAMVAGQSYTADLVGFSRSRDIAVLQLRGAAGLPTAPIGDSSTLSEGDAVVALGNARGSGNPLTNEAGTVTGFGRTINAKDELTGSSEQMTGLIEFAAPVRPGDSGGPLVTDGGRVVGVTTAATVTFRMGPGGAGFAIPINDAMGVAGQIRSGVRSDTVHIGPPTLLGVGVSSGDQDPSVPGVILREVLSGGPAQQAGLLNGDVLVSIDGVTLDSATALTNVLDRHYPGDVVDLVWVDRAGRTMNGKATLAS; this comes from the coding sequence ATGCGCAGGGTGTTCTCCGACTGGCGGATCGTCGTCGGTCTACTGGTCGCGTTGGTGACGGCGCTCGTCGCGCCCGCCCCGGCCGGCGCCGCGCCGTCGGACCTCTCCACGGCCATCGCGACGGTGGAACCCGCAGTGGCCCGCATCGACACCACCATCGACTACCAGCACGCGATCGGCAGTGGTACCGGCGTCGTCATCGACCCGGGCGGCGCCGTGCTGACGAACTACCACGTGGTGGCCGGCGCGGACACGATCAGCGCGATGGTCGCAGGACAGAGCTACACCGCCGACCTGGTCGGCTTCAGCCGTTCCCGCGACATCGCGGTGCTGCAATTGCGTGGCGCGGCCGGCCTGCCCACCGCCCCGATCGGCGACTCGTCGACGCTGAGCGAGGGCGACGCCGTCGTGGCCCTCGGCAACGCCCGGGGTTCGGGCAACCCGCTGACCAACGAGGCCGGGACGGTGACCGGCTTCGGCCGCACCATCAACGCCAAGGACGAATTGACCGGCAGCTCCGAGCAGATGACCGGTCTCATCGAGTTCGCCGCGCCGGTGCGCCCCGGTGATTCCGGCGGCCCGCTCGTCACCGACGGCGGCCGCGTCGTCGGCGTCACGACGGCCGCGACGGTCACCTTCCGCATGGGTCCCGGCGGGGCGGGCTTCGCGATCCCGATCAACGATGCGATGGGCGTGGCCGGGCAGATCCGCTCGGGCGTGCGCTCGGACACCGTCCACATCGGCCCGCCGACCCTGCTCGGCGTCGGCGTCAGCAGCGGTGACCAGGACCCGTCGGTGCCCGGTGTGATCCTCCGCGAGGTGCTGAGCGGCGGGCCCGCGCAGCAGGCGGGACTGCTCAACGGCGACGTGCTGGTGAGCATCGACGGCGTCACGCTGGATTCGGCGACCGCACTCACCAACGTGCTGGACCGGCACTACCCCGGCGACGTCGTCGACCTGGTGTGGGTCGACCGGGCCGGGCGCACGATGAACGGCAAGGCGACGCTCGCCTCCTGA
- a CDS encoding aminotransferase class I/II-fold pyridoxal phosphate-dependent enzyme: MSFESLGRDELQAQHDAQRRNYAELQAKGLGLDLTRGKPSPAQLDLSNALLTLPGEDYRDGQGTDTRNYGGLHGLPELRAIFGELLGVPVPNLIAGNNASLEMMHDVVVFSLLHGGPDSPRPWLDAQREGGLKFLCPSPGYDRHFAITESFGIEMIPVPMREDGPDVDLIEELVAGDAAIKGMWCVPVFSNPTGTTYSWEVVRRLVQMRTAAPDFRLFWDNAYAVHTLTREFTRQVDVLGLAEAAGNQNRPLIFASTSKITFAGAGVSFFGGSLGNVAWYLQHAGKKTIGPDKLNQLRHLRFFGDADGVRLQMQRHQELLAPKFALVAEILADRLGESKIASWTDPKGGYFVSLDVWPGTAKRTVALAKDAGIAVTEAGASFPYRKDPEDTNIRIAPTFPSLSDLREAIDGLSTCALLAATEALLARA, encoded by the coding sequence GTGTCGTTTGAATCCCTCGGCCGCGACGAACTGCAGGCGCAGCACGACGCGCAGCGCCGCAACTACGCCGAACTCCAGGCCAAGGGCCTCGGTCTGGACCTCACCCGCGGCAAGCCGTCGCCTGCGCAGCTCGACCTCTCGAACGCGCTGCTGACGCTGCCCGGCGAGGACTACCGCGACGGGCAGGGCACCGACACCCGCAACTACGGCGGGCTGCACGGTCTGCCGGAACTGCGGGCGATCTTCGGCGAGCTGCTCGGCGTCCCGGTGCCGAACCTGATCGCGGGCAACAACGCCAGCCTGGAGATGATGCACGACGTCGTCGTGTTCTCGCTGCTGCACGGCGGCCCCGACTCGCCCCGGCCGTGGCTCGACGCCCAGCGCGAGGGCGGCCTCAAGTTCCTCTGCCCGTCGCCGGGCTACGACCGGCACTTCGCCATCACCGAGAGCTTCGGCATCGAGATGATCCCGGTGCCGATGCGCGAGGACGGACCCGACGTCGACCTCATCGAGGAACTCGTCGCCGGCGACGCCGCCATCAAGGGCATGTGGTGCGTGCCGGTCTTCTCCAACCCGACCGGCACCACCTACTCCTGGGAGGTGGTGCGGCGCCTGGTGCAGATGCGGACCGCGGCACCGGACTTCCGCCTGTTCTGGGACAACGCCTACGCCGTACACACGCTGACCCGGGAGTTCACCCGGCAGGTCGACGTCCTCGGTCTCGCCGAGGCGGCCGGCAACCAGAACCGTCCGCTGATCTTCGCGTCCACGTCGAAGATCACCTTCGCCGGCGCCGGGGTCAGCTTCTTCGGCGGCTCGTTGGGGAACGTGGCCTGGTACCTGCAGCACGCCGGCAAGAAGACGATCGGCCCCGACAAGCTCAACCAGCTGCGACACCTGCGCTTCTTCGGCGACGCCGACGGCGTGCGCTTGCAGATGCAGCGCCACCAGGAGCTGCTGGCGCCCAAGTTCGCGCTGGTCGCGGAGATCCTCGCCGACCGCCTGGGCGAGTCGAAGATCGCCTCCTGGACCGACCCCAAGGGCGGCTACTTCGTCAGCCTCGACGTGTGGCCCGGCACCGCCAAGCGCACGGTGGCGCTGGCCAAGGACGCGGGTATCGCGGTGACCGAGGCCGGGGCGTCCTTCCCGTACCGAAAGGACCCCGAGGACACGAACATTCGCATTGCGCCGACGTTCCCCTCGCTGTCCGACCTGCGGGAGGCCATCGACGGCCTGTCGACGTGCGCGCTGCTCGCCGCCACCGAGGCGTTGCTGGCCCGCGCCTGA
- a CDS encoding prolipoprotein diacylglyceryl transferase, whose protein sequence is MRRWIAILWHASFLVLAGGLYFFFVLPRWYELLGQWSPTPGTAMRVVCGVLIAAAALPVLFTWLRSRKPEYGTPALALRLRVLSIVLQVLAGVLVIGAAVSEIWLSLDDAGRWLFAVYGAAAALTLLGALSFYLAYAAELPPPPPRPLKPKKRTRRRGRTATEVDGVTEVDGVTEVDGVTEAAGVTEATEPVEPAGDDAAEAVEGDEPPAEAVTDETPSDSSDETPSDSSDETPAGNADAAADDEPTDESAGRLRNRRPAGKSSSRLFRRNRGGVALDD, encoded by the coding sequence ATGCGGCGCTGGATTGCGATCCTGTGGCACGCATCGTTCCTGGTCCTCGCCGGCGGCCTGTACTTCTTCTTCGTCCTGCCCCGCTGGTACGAGCTTCTCGGGCAGTGGTCCCCCACCCCCGGCACCGCGATGCGCGTCGTGTGCGGCGTGCTCATCGCGGCTGCCGCGCTGCCGGTGCTGTTCACCTGGCTGCGGTCGCGCAAGCCGGAGTACGGCACGCCGGCCCTCGCGCTGCGGTTGCGCGTGCTCTCGATCGTGCTGCAGGTGCTCGCCGGCGTGCTCGTCATCGGCGCCGCGGTCAGTGAGATCTGGCTGTCGCTCGACGACGCCGGTCGGTGGCTGTTCGCCGTCTACGGCGCGGCCGCCGCGCTGACGCTACTCGGGGCGCTGTCGTTCTACCTCGCCTACGCGGCCGAACTGCCGCCCCCGCCGCCGCGACCGCTGAAGCCGAAGAAGCGGACCCGGCGCCGGGGCCGCACGGCGACCGAGGTCGACGGGGTCACCGAGGTCGACGGGGTCACCGAGGTCGACGGGGTCACCGAGGCCGCCGGGGTCACCGAGGCGACCGAGCCTGTCGAACCGGCCGGTGACGACGCCGCCGAGGCGGTCGAGGGTGACGAACCACCCGCCGAGGCGGTCACCGACGAGACGCCCTCCGACAGCTCGGACGAGACGCCCTCCGACAGCTCCGACGAGACGCCCGCCGGTAACGCCGACGCGGCGGCCGACGATGAACCCACCGACGAGTCCGCCGGACGGCTGCGCAACCGCCGCCCAGCAGGCAAGTCGTCGTCGCGACTGTTTCGCCGCAACCGCGGTGGGGTAGCTCTCGACGACTGA
- a CDS encoding DNA polymerase III subunits gamma/tau produces MALYRKYRPASFAEVVGQEHVTEPLSNALTAGRINHAYLFSGPRGCGKTSSARIMARSLNCEAGPTPTPCGVCGSCVALAPNGPGNLDVTELDAASHNGVDDARELRDRAFYAPAESRYRIFIIDEAHMVTPQAFNALLKIVEEPPEHLIFVFATTEPEKVLTTIRSRTHHYPFRLLAPKTMRGLVERICAQEDVVVDDAVFPLVIRAGGGSPRDTLSVLDQLLAGADGNRVDYASALSLLGATDMALIDDSVDALVAGDAAALFGAVESVIDAGHDPRRFATDLLERFRDLIVLQAVPDAAARGVVDAPADVLERMRGQADRLGTATLTRYAEVVHAGLGEMRGATAPRLLLEVVCARLLLPSASDTEAALLQRIERIEKRLDVSIPADEAAQAAAIHAGPPTKQFTRRSQSAPEPDAAAAPAPAPAPSAPTPVPAPAPPTPAAPPPEPAAPPSPAVANPAPARPEPTSAPPEPAPPRAMPPAPPARPEPPAPRPAPQPAAETHTATAQPDAATVRSLWSTVREKVRERRRPTDVMLDGAIVVAVERDTLVLSHVSAPLAKRINEPRNVEIIRDALKDALGVNWNIRCEAGTPVAAAPEQRAQPAAAPMAAPPPPDVDDEESMLAEAQREDPAPRRDPEEVALELLQNELGARPLER; encoded by the coding sequence GTGGCTCTCTACCGCAAGTACCGCCCCGCCTCGTTCGCCGAGGTGGTGGGGCAGGAACACGTCACCGAGCCGCTGTCGAACGCCCTGACCGCCGGCCGGATCAACCACGCCTACCTGTTCTCCGGCCCGCGCGGCTGCGGCAAGACGTCGTCGGCGCGCATCATGGCCCGCTCGCTGAACTGCGAGGCCGGTCCCACCCCGACGCCGTGCGGCGTCTGCGGGTCCTGCGTGGCGCTGGCGCCCAACGGTCCGGGCAACCTCGACGTCACCGAGCTGGACGCCGCGAGCCACAACGGCGTCGACGACGCACGCGAACTACGCGACCGGGCGTTCTACGCCCCGGCCGAATCGCGCTACCGCATCTTCATCATCGACGAGGCGCACATGGTGACGCCGCAGGCGTTCAACGCGCTGCTCAAGATCGTCGAGGAGCCGCCGGAACACCTCATCTTCGTCTTCGCGACCACCGAGCCGGAGAAGGTGCTGACCACCATCCGGTCCCGCACGCACCACTACCCCTTCCGGCTGCTGGCGCCGAAGACCATGCGCGGCCTGGTGGAGCGGATCTGCGCCCAGGAGGACGTCGTCGTCGACGACGCGGTGTTCCCGCTGGTGATCCGCGCCGGCGGCGGCTCACCGCGCGACACCCTGTCGGTGCTGGACCAGCTGTTGGCCGGCGCCGACGGCAACCGCGTCGACTACGCCAGCGCGCTGTCGCTGCTCGGTGCCACCGACATGGCGCTCATCGACGACTCGGTCGACGCGCTGGTCGCCGGCGACGCCGCCGCACTGTTCGGTGCGGTGGAATCCGTGATCGACGCCGGGCACGATCCACGGCGCTTCGCCACCGACCTGCTCGAGCGGTTCCGCGACCTCATCGTGCTGCAGGCCGTGCCCGACGCGGCCGCCCGCGGCGTCGTCGACGCGCCCGCCGACGTGCTCGAGCGGATGCGCGGCCAGGCCGACCGCCTCGGCACCGCGACGCTGACCCGCTACGCCGAAGTGGTGCACGCCGGGCTCGGCGAGATGCGCGGCGCCACCGCACCGCGGCTGCTGCTCGAGGTGGTCTGCGCCCGGCTGCTGCTCCCGTCGGCCAGCGACACCGAAGCCGCACTGCTGCAACGCATCGAGCGCATCGAGAAGCGGCTCGACGTGTCGATCCCGGCCGACGAGGCCGCCCAAGCGGCGGCCATCCACGCCGGTCCGCCCACCAAGCAGTTCACCCGCCGCAGCCAGTCCGCTCCGGAACCCGACGCCGCTGCCGCACCCGCCCCGGCACCCGCCCCGTCGGCCCCGACCCCCGTCCCGGCTCCCGCGCCGCCGACCCCGGCCGCACCGCCGCCCGAGCCCGCCGCACCGCCGTCACCCGCGGTGGCCAACCCTGCGCCCGCGCGGCCCGAACCCACATCCGCGCCGCCCGAACCCGCGCCGCCGCGCGCCATGCCGCCCGCGCCGCCCGCCCGCCCCGAGCCTCCGGCGCCGCGACCCGCCCCGCAGCCCGCTGCCGAAACACACACGGCCACCGCGCAACCCGACGCCGCCACGGTGCGCAGCCTGTGGAGCACCGTGCGCGAGAAGGTGCGTGAACGCCGCCGCCCCACCGACGTCATGCTCGACGGGGCGATCGTCGTCGCCGTGGAGCGCGACACCTTGGTGCTCAGCCACGTCTCGGCACCGCTGGCCAAGCGGATCAACGAGCCGCGCAACGTGGAGATCATCCGCGACGCGCTCAAGGACGCGCTCGGGGTGAACTGGAACATCCGTTGCGAGGCGGGCACGCCCGTCGCCGCCGCTCCCGAGCAGCGTGCCCAGCCGGCCGCGGCACCCATGGCCGCGCCGCCCCCGCCGGACGTGGACGACGAGGAGAGCATGCTCGCCGAGGCGCAGCGGGAGGACCCGGCACCCCGGCGCGACCCGGAGGAAGTGGCGCTCGAACTCCTGCAGAACGAACTCGGCGCCCGACCGCTCGAGCGCTAG